A genomic window from Osmia bicornis bicornis chromosome 4, iOsmBic2.1, whole genome shotgun sequence includes:
- the LOC114876263 gene encoding uncharacterized protein LOC114876263, producing the protein MERRPNGEGAGGVRTHTEDSRGIFVEMVVVMNHEQKTHRAKRGKKKGGDLRRKAGAIKEAPVRTMGIKHLNMKVFAITLLLAFVATAYAGYISSGWSGGGGGWSGGGGGGW; encoded by the exons ATGGAGAGGCGACCAAACGGGGAGGGAGCCGGAGGTGTACGCACACATACAGAGGATAGTAGGGGGATTTTTGTGGAGATGGTGGTGGTTATGAACCACGAACAGAAGACACATCGAGCGAAAAGGGGGAAAAAGAAGGGCGGGGATCTGCGAAGAAAGGCAGGTGCTATAAAAGAGGCGCCGGTCCGGACGATGGGCATCAAACACCTCAACATGAAG GTGTTCGCGATTACGCTCCTCTTGGCGTTCGTAGCCACAGCCTACG CCGGTTACATAAGTAGCGGCTGGTCAGGTGGAGGCGGTGGCTGGTCAGGTGGCGGAGGAGGTGGTTG GTGA